gtatgaccctttaatgcagttccccatgttgtggtgacccccgaccataaaattattttcgctgCTACTTCAGAACTAATTttgtggccaggtggtggtggcatgaacctttaatcccagcactcgggaggcagaggcagacagatctctgtgagttcgaggccagcctgactacagagtgagtgccagcatagccaaggctacacagagaaaccctgcctcaaaaaaaccaaaaaaaatgataattttgctacagttatgaaccataatataaatatttttggagatacaGATTTGACAAAGGGGttgccacccacaggttgagaaccactgacaaaGGGAATTGTATGTCCAAGGTCTTTGTGGCCTCCCCCAACAGCCCCAGCCAGAAATCAGGAAAGGCGACAACAGCCCTGGTCAAGTTAGTGGCAGCTAAAACGCTCCCAGCCCATTTATTGGCCACATGAAGTGGTCGTCGGGGACTAGTTAGAAGGTTATCATGGGAACTCATGTAGTAAATGTCCAGCCGTATAAGGGTTCAACAGGAGCGAGCAAGGCACAGAGGTCAGAGTTCAGGGAGCACCATGTGTTCAGCCCCGGGAGGCTGGGGTGTCCTGGGGCGCCCACAGCTGCTTCAGTGGAGCTGAGCGTCCAGTTCGTACTTCTCACAGAACTTGTCGGTGAAAGGGATGCAGGTGAGAAACTCGCACCACTCACAGCGGACCGGGTAGAAGTAGAAGAGTACCACCAGGCCAGCCAGCAGGCCCAGGAAGACCGCCTGGAAGACGATGATCTGGCAGCGCTTGCGGTACAGGTCAAACTTGCCAAAGCTGATGTACGGCAAGAaggcaaaggaaaggaaaaggccaCTGATGAAGCCTGAGATGTGGGCGAAGTTGTCGATCCAGGGCAGCAGGCCAAAGGCAAAGAGGAAGAGCACCACGGCCAAGAGCTTGAAGAAGGCACGCCAGGGTCGAGCCAGGATCTGCCAGCTCTGGAACAGCTCCACGAAGAGGCAGGCCAAGATACCAAACTGCGAGCCAGCCGGACCTACCTGGTGTTGGGGGTCGGAAGTTGTGGGCTAGTGGGCTGCAGCATCTCCCCACCCCCCTGAAGCTCAGGccctcatcttcccagcccacccCTCAACATACTTTATCTCAACATAGATGGGTTCACAACAGCCACAGGCACACATCGAAGGTCCCCACCTTGGGAAGCCACCTTACCTCCGCCCGGTATGGCAGGAAGATGGCACTGGCTAGGTTGCCCGTGATACCACTCAGCAGGTAAATGATGGCTATGCGGTGCCAGCCTGCCAGCTTCTCCAGGTCCCGCAGGACTGTCATCTGGAAGCAGACGGATACCAAACAATGCAGGATCCTGTGGGGAGCGAGTGGCACTCAGCAGGAAGGTGGCTTCTCTTTCACCTCCAGCCCACCGCTCCTGGGGAATGAGGCCACCCACCCAGCCCCCAGTCCCACTTGCCCAGCGTGCAGGAAGAGGGACAGCCACAGGCGGTAGAACTGGTCAGGCACCTCGGGATTGAGGAAAGGCAGGAGGCCACAGACGTCGTCCATGCAGTGCACCTGTGCAAAGTGGCCAGTCAGCCTCGACAGTGGCCGGAGGTGAAAAGGGGCGTGCCCTCAAGGCCTACCTGAGAGCAGAGTGTGGCCTCCTCGTGGAAGTAGCCCCTCATGAAGTCACAGTACTCCCGGGAGGTGATTTCACACCTAAAGGGTCATGCCAGGGATTGGAGGGTGCCCAGAGTCTACGGGTACCTACCCAATCTACCCCAGGCAGATTTcagccccacccacctccacTGGCCCAGTCTTAAGTCCCGGTTGCTGGAATCAGATTATTGCAGGCTTTAGTGAGGGAGAAGAACGCTGCCAGAAGCCAGCTGCGCATGCGCACCCACCTGCCCTTGGTGCCGATGCAGCAGGGCCGGCCTGTTATGACACAGTCCATATGAGGGTGGttagtgtggttcccagcactgtTTTTGGTGCAGATCTaggtgagaaagaaaaacaaatgggcCAGGGTCATTTTCCACACACACCCAACTCTTGGCCTATTGGAGACCAACACAGAAGCAAGACTCGGATAGAAACCAGCAGATAACACCCCAAGCCCGAGCTGGGCCGCCTGCAAACTAGATTAATGACACTTTGATCTCTCAAGTCTCCACCCCATTCTCTTGCCCTGACCCCTTGCTTACAGAGGCGAGCCTTGTCGGCCAGGTGAGGCAAAGGCTAGGGCAGTGCAAAGCTGTGGAGGATCCAACAATGAGAGTCTGCAGCACCATTAATGGCAGGTGCAGCCACCTCCCCCTTTTGACAAGCAAGCCAGAGACCCCAGCTCACCGGCCACTTGGTGATATCTTCTGGCCACTCATGAGGATCCTCAGAGGAAGGCTCGTCACACACCCTGCATGAGCCCACATGGTTAGAGCCTTTGTCCCACCGCAATGTCACCCTTCTGCCCCAAACTAGGAATCCTCTACACCCCTCAGACACAGCCAAAGGTATTTTAAGAGGGTAATCGGCAATGCTCACCTGGGGTCCTGGTGGCAGACAGAACCAAACTGCCTCTTGTTGCCTGCAAGGTCTGGAGCACTGGGATGAGTGGGCCACTTCACCCACACTGCCAGCGTAGACTGTGGGGACACAGGGTCAGCCCTAGTCAGATCCCATGCACTGCTCAGCTCAGAGCAATGTGCTGACTCAGCCAGGAACCAAAGACAAAGCCCCATGAGTGCTTTCTGCCTCCACACAGCTGTTAGGTTAAAACCCCAGACACACAGGGGAGTGTTAAAAGGTGCCCAGTGGCATAGCAGGGGCACAAGAGACACAGCCTCTGTCCTAAAGTAGGGAAGTGACATCAACTATGGTGCCAAAATCTGGATGAGtcttgcatagcccaggctggcctggaatttaacCAACCTCTTACAGCTGCgcttacaggcatgcaccatcaaaTAAGGCAACATTCACTTAAGATAGAAggcacagccgggcggtggtggcgcacgcctttaatcccagcactcgggaggcagaggcaggcggatctctgtgagttcgagaccagcctggtctacaagagctagttccaggacaggctccaaagccacagagaaaccctgtctcgaaaaacaaaaaaaaaaaaacaaaaacaaaaaaaaaaagatagaaggcACAGAGGTGCTGAAAGGGCAGACCCAAATCAAGGCCAAGTTAAAATCAAATGGCTATCCTCTATAGGAACTGAGTGTGAAGAGCAAGATGAGAGGGGCCTAGTGAGGTACCACACACTGCCAAAAGCCAGAGTAAAGATGTTGTGAGGcctaaatctgaaataagaaCGGGCAGCTCAGACAGAGCAGGCGCTAAGACACCCACCGAGCACTCCTCCTTTGAAGTCTGCACGCAGCCAGAGCGGTCATTGCGTACACAGCAAGCTGAGTGCTTCTCACGCTCCCGGGCAGCAAGGATGAAGCTGTGCACCTGTGGGTCCTGGCGCATGCAGGGTGAAAACTTGGCCCCCAGGTGAATGAGGGCCTCCTGTGAAGGGGGAGACAGCAGCTGTGGCCTCAGGCCCAGGCACTGATGGGACAACCCCAAGCTCCACCTCCAGCCCTGTCCTCACCGAGCTGGGGCCGATCCAGAAGTTCTCCTGCTGAACGTATTTGACATTCTCATAGACGCCCCGCTTCCTTAGTACCTGGAAGGTAGGGAGTGAGATCAGATCAAATCTGAAGGGCTTCATCCTCCCACAGAGCCTGGACTTCAGTTATCTGGGTGCAGGAATTGTTGCTGAGCTCACCGAGTCCACTGTCTCGTGCTGCGAGAAGCCCACAGGCGCAATACCGTAGATGCACACAGCCAGAATGGTGACCAGTGAGTGCACAAAGGTGAGCCAGTAAGTGAAGAAGGGCCTGTGAGACAGAGGTATCAGGAGGGGGCATCCGTGACTTGGATTCCTAATCCTAGCCCAGCCTCTATCCCAACACAGCCTACCTGTGATCATCCATGTCCTCAATCTGCCGCTTGACATAGCTGTCAATACGTTTCCGGTAGGTGCGGTTGGTGAGCCTTCCCACCATTCCCAAACCATAGGGCCGCTTTTCCCGGGCGAAGAGCTTGCGTACTGGTACAGCGATGCGCTGACCCCTCCTGGGTCCAGCCGCACTGACCACCTCCTGGCGAAGCCGCACCTTGGGCTGTGGGGCTAACGAGCTACCCTCCTTCTGCTTCCGCCAGCCTCGCTCCAGGGGCCTGGAGGGGGCCAGCATATTAATTTCCTGCCTAGACCCTACAACTGCCTTCCCTCAGGCAGAGCCAGAGCACTGCTGCCCTCCCAGGGGTGGAGGCACCAACTAGccacccctcttccttctcctccttacAACAAGCCCGACAGCTTGGCGGAGAGGGAACGGGGAGCCAAGACTGAGGCTCTATATCTCAACAGTGTATACTAGACCATGGTCTTCCTCCTACCTAGACTCTAGCCTCTGGGCTCTGGAATTTCTGTAGCTGGGCATCAGAGTCTAGGGATGAACCTCCCCCGGGTCCTCATTCCCACAGTGGTCAGGCCATATTCCCAATTCTCTAGTCAGCCCCAGCTATGACCAGGGCAGCATCGCACCCAAGGGCCCAGCTACTCCCCATGAGGCAGATGCTCCttctgagcccctcccccactgcccgtACTCACAGCATCAAGTGGCTTCGTTCAAGCTCGCTGCGGTCCAGGGCCCCGCCTGTGAGGTCGGCCTGCTCTGGGGCTTTCTCCCAGTCCTTGAGCGCTGCCTCTGATGGGGACTCAAACACCTCATCTGGGTATGTGGACAGCTCCTCATGGAGGACACCTTCCTGAGCAAATATGTGAGGTCAGGGTGGACCCAGAGACAGAGGAGATGGGGCGACACCCCAGGCTCCTCTTACCCGGGCGAAGAAAGACGTATCCAGCTCATCAGGGAAGTCCACCATGTCTTCCTCCAGGAAGCTGGCAGGGGTAAAGCTTCGACGCTGTCCCCTCCGTAAAGTGCCATCCCTAATAGACCGACCCTGAGGACAAGGAGGTGACCTTAGGATCCGGAAGTGGACGTGGGTGGGCTCAGCTCTCACACCTCCACCCGTGCCCGACACTTGCCTTCACCAGCGCCGCAGCAGCCCGGAAGCTCATCTTGGCCACTGATTC
The Microtus pennsylvanicus isolate mMicPen1 chromosome 11, mMicPen1.hap1, whole genome shotgun sequence genome window above contains:
- the Rhbdf1 gene encoding inactive rhomboid protein 1 isoform X2 — translated: MSEARRDSTSSLQRKKPPWLKLDIPAVAPPAAEDPSFLQPLRRQAFLRSVSMPAETARVPSPHHEPRRLVLQRQTSITQTIRSRQVRFGRVHTLPLLGSRAACKALPQRQSLSWSLLRGTADWFGVSKDSDSTQKWQRKSIRHCSQRYGKLKPQVIRELDLPSQDNVSLTSTETPPPLYVGPCQLGMQKIIDPLARGRAFRMADDTADGLSAPHTPVTPGAASLCSFSSSRSGFNRLPRRRKRESVAKMSFRAAAALVKGRSIRDGTLRRGQRRSFTPASFLEEDMVDFPDELDTSFFAREGVLHEELSTYPDEVFESPSEAALKDWEKAPEQADLTGGALDRSELERSHLMLPLERGWRKQKEGSSLAPQPKVRLRQEVVSAAGPRRGQRIAVPVRKLFAREKRPYGLGMVGRLTNRTYRKRIDSYVKRQIEDMDDHRPFFTYWLTFVHSLVTILAVCIYGIAPVGFSQHETVDSVLRKRGVYENVKYVQQENFWIGPSSEALIHLGAKFSPCMRQDPQVHSFILAAREREKHSACCVRNDRSGCVQTSKEECSSTLAVWVKWPTHPSAPDLAGNKRQFGSVCHQDPRVCDEPSSEDPHEWPEDITKWPICTKNSAGNHTNHPHMDCVITGRPCCIGTKGRCEITSREYCDFMRGYFHEEATLCSQVHCMDDVCGLLPFLNPEMTVLRDLEKLAGWHRIAIIYLLSGITGNLASAIFLPYRAEVGPAGSQFGILACLFVELFQSWQILARPWRAFFKLLAVVLFLFAFGLLPWIDNFAHISGFISGLFLSFAFLPYISFGKFDLYRKRCQIIVFQAVFLGLLAGLVVLFYFYPVRCEWCEFLTCIPFTDKFCEKYELDAQLH
- the Rhbdf1 gene encoding inactive rhomboid protein 1 isoform X1; this translates as MSEARRDSTSSLQRKKPPWLKLDIPAVAPPAAEDPSFLQPLRRQAFLRSVSMPAETARVPSPHHEPRRLVLQRQTSITQTIRSRQVRFGRVHTLPLLGSRAACKALPQRQSLSWSLLRGTADWFGVSKDSDSTQKWQRKSIRHCSQRYGKLKPQVIRELDLPSQDNVSLTSTETPPPLYVGPCQLGMQKIIDPLARGRAFRMADDTADGLSAPHTPVTPGAASLCSFSSSRSGFNRLPRRRKRESVAKMSFRAAAALVKGRSIRDGTLRRGQRRSFTPASFLEEDMVDFPDELDTSFFAREGVLHEELSTYPDEVFESPSEAALKDWEKAPEQADLTGGALDRSELERSHLMLPLERGWRKQKEGSSLAPQPKVRLRQEVVSAAGPRRGQRIAVPVRKLFAREKRPYGLGMVGRLTNRTYRKRIDSYVKRQIEDMDDHRPFFTYWLTFVHSLVTILAVCIYGIAPVGFSQHETVDSVLRKRGVYENVKYVQQENFWIGPSSEALIHLGAKFSPCMRQDPQVHSFILAAREREKHSACCVRNDRSGCVQTSKEECSSTLAVWVKWPTHPSAPDLAGNKRQFGSVCHQDPRVCDEPSSEDPHEWPEDITKWPICTKNSAGNHTNHPHMDCVITGRPCCIGTKGRCEITSREYCDFMRGYFHEEATLCSQVHCMDDVCGLLPFLNPEVPDQFYRLWLSLFLHAGILHCLVSVCFQMTVLRDLEKLAGWHRIAIIYLLSGITGNLASAIFLPYRAEVGPAGSQFGILACLFVELFQSWQILARPWRAFFKLLAVVLFLFAFGLLPWIDNFAHISGFISGLFLSFAFLPYISFGKFDLYRKRCQIIVFQAVFLGLLAGLVVLFYFYPVRCEWCEFLTCIPFTDKFCEKYELDAQLH
- the Rhbdf1 gene encoding inactive rhomboid protein 1 isoform X3 → MSEARRDSTSSLQRKKPPWLKLDIPAVAPPAAEDPSFLQPLRRQAFLRSVSMPAETARVPSPHHEPRRLVLQRQTSITQTIRRGTADWFGVSKDSDSTQKWQRKSIRHCSQRYGKLKPQVIRELDLPSQDNVSLTSTETPPPLYVGPCQLGMQKIIDPLARGRAFRMADDTADGLSAPHTPVTPGAASLCSFSSSRSGFNRLPRRRKRESVAKMSFRAAAALVKGRSIRDGTLRRGQRRSFTPASFLEEDMVDFPDELDTSFFAREGVLHEELSTYPDEVFESPSEAALKDWEKAPEQADLTGGALDRSELERSHLMLPLERGWRKQKEGSSLAPQPKVRLRQEVVSAAGPRRGQRIAVPVRKLFAREKRPYGLGMVGRLTNRTYRKRIDSYVKRQIEDMDDHRPFFTYWLTFVHSLVTILAVCIYGIAPVGFSQHETVDSVLRKRGVYENVKYVQQENFWIGPSSEALIHLGAKFSPCMRQDPQVHSFILAAREREKHSACCVRNDRSGCVQTSKEECSSTLAVWVKWPTHPSAPDLAGNKRQFGSVCHQDPRVCDEPSSEDPHEWPEDITKWPICTKNSAGNHTNHPHMDCVITGRPCCIGTKGRCEITSREYCDFMRGYFHEEATLCSQVHCMDDVCGLLPFLNPEVPDQFYRLWLSLFLHAGILHCLVSVCFQMTVLRDLEKLAGWHRIAIIYLLSGITGNLASAIFLPYRAEVGPAGSQFGILACLFVELFQSWQILARPWRAFFKLLAVVLFLFAFGLLPWIDNFAHISGFISGLFLSFAFLPYISFGKFDLYRKRCQIIVFQAVFLGLLAGLVVLFYFYPVRCEWCEFLTCIPFTDKFCEKYELDAQLH
- the Rhbdf1 gene encoding inactive rhomboid protein 1 isoform X4, with protein sequence MSEARRDSTSSLQRKKPPWLKLDIPAVAPPAAEDPSFLQPLRRQAFLRSVSMPAETARVPSPHHEPRRLVLQRQTSITQTIRSRQVRFGRVHTLPLLGSRAACKALPQRQSLSWSLLRGTADWFGVSKDSDSTQKWQRKSIRHCSQRYGKLKPQVIRELDLPSQDNVSLTSTETPPPLYVGPCQLGMQKIIDPLARGRAFRMADDTADGLSAPHTPVTPGAASLCSFSSSRSGFNRLPRRRKRESVAKMSFRAAAALVKGRSIRDGTLRRGQRRSFTPASFLEEDMVDFPDELDTSFFAREGVLHEELSTYPDEVFESPSEAALKDWEKAPEQADLTGGALDRSELERSHLMLPLERGWRKQKEGSSLAPQPKVRLRQEVVSAAGPRRGQRIAVPVRKLFAREKRPYGLGMVGRLTNRTYRKRIDSYVKRQIEDMDDHRPFFTYWLTFVHSLVTILAVCIYGIAPVGFSQHETVDSVLRKRGVYENVKYVQQENFWIGPSSEALIHLGAKFSPCMRQDPQVHSFILAAREREKHSACCVRNDRSGCVQTSKEECSSTLAVWVKWPTHPSAPDLAGNKRQFGSVCHQDPRVCDEPSSEDPHEWPEDITKWPICTKNSAGNHTNHPHMDCVITGRPCCIGTKGRCEITSREYCDFMRGYFHEEATLCSQVHCMDDVCGLLPFLNPEDPALFGIRLLPDDSPAGPGEAGRLAPHSHHLPAEWYHGQPSQCHLPAIPGGGRSGWLAVWYLGLPLRGAVPELADPGSTLACLLQALGRGALPLCLWPAALDRQLRPHLRLHQWPFPFLCLLAVHQLWQV